The genomic DNA ATCAGCGTCCTCTAAAAATCCGCGTGGTGGCTGCAGTCCGATGAAGATGTTCCCAAACATTTTTCCTGGAATAAGAACCTTTTTTTCGGCAGTCAGAATTGTTCCCGGTGGTTCTCCCCAGTCATGTATAATTTTCTGACTGCATATCTCCGGTATTTTGGAGAGCCAGGTCAGATATTCATCCCTGGATACCAGATCTGCAGATTTACTTAGTAACTCCCCCTCATCCATACATTCGGGTGTGTTCGTCAGACCTGATAAGAGCAGGTGAATAAGTTCCTGTCCTGATGCAGGAAGTATTTCTCCACAATCATATCCCGCATTTTTCATTGCGTGGAGGATTTGAACTACACTTTCCGGAGTATCAAGACCAAATGCGCCACCGATGCAATCATTGGCAAGACCATACTGGTAGAGAATAATTGCAACCCGTCTTTCACAAACCGGAGTACGTCGAAGTGAAGCCCATGATTTTGCCATTTTTGCGACTTTCCGAGTTCTTTCTTCAATTCCATTAATCTTCCTTGAATTTTCATCCGGTTCATGGCATGCAATTGGAATTGAAATAATCTGTCCATCGTATTCTGGCCAGACTACATGAGAAGATATTTCCAAAATAGAAAGTCCTGCGATATTTTCACTCCATTCACCATAACTTTGGTTGGTAGTAATGAGCTGCAGGACGGGAACTCCAAGGGAAGAAAAAAAGTTATCTGGCTGAATTCCTGTTTCCCCTGAACACGATACCGAAAAGCTGAGCTGGGAAAACCCCATCATGATAAGCAGCACATCAATTGTAGTTTTGTCATCCTCCATAAAATAATGGCGAATAATTTCTGAGATTCCAGGTGATCCACTAATTGGATCCGGCGCTGATGAACAAAATACCGGTACGGTATCCAAACCCTCTTCTTCAAGAGAAGAGATGACCAAGTCAACTGCTGCAAGGGATTTCGAAAGGTAGTCGTTTTGCCAAAAGAGAATTCCCGCTTTCAAGGTACTTTTTGGGAGGAACATTCGATATTCTGATATCTGGATGTCCGGGTACCATCCTGGATGATATATACCATGAGTTGGAGGTTGTACTGGTTTAGGAATGCTGTGATCCCCTTTTCCTATCTGCACATACACCCAAAGAAGCAAAGAACGCATGTTCTGTAAACCCCCAAGATGGAGGTATGAATAAACCTGACGATAATCGTCATTTGAGAATGGGAACCAGGATCGATATTCTGTCATTTCCTCTTCGATTGTACTGATAAGAAACACAGGGCATTTCTCTGAATTTATTGTTTCCCGAAGCCGGGGAAATTTCTTAAAATATGGGACTGAACCATGGAGGTTTATTATGATAAAATCTACAGAAGAAATTTCTTTGAGAACATAAGAAAAAACCTCCTCATTTTTATCCAATTCTTCAGAGCAATATTGAATAACATTTATATTACAGGATTCTTTACGTAAATTTTTTGCAGCCTCAAATAGAAGACGATTTTCGCCACTACCAGAACCAAGATAGAAAAGATTAATCATTTTTTCTCCTTTTATTTGATAACAGATGATCCTATGATGACTTTTGCTGGAATGATTGGAATTTCCTCCCGAATGAGTGCATAATAATATTTTACTTTAATGCAAAAAAACTTGTTCTAATAATATCATAAATTCTTGGATGCAATGATGAAATTTTCTGTTTATTATTGCATCGGAGTAAAAGACTTCCATGAAGGTATTTAAAAAAAATGATGGTGACCAGATTACTGCATATATATGTTTTTTAGCAGGGGGATGGTAAGATAGAAAATTGTCTGATATATGCAATAAAGACGTTGAGAGAGTGAATAGAAGCAAATAATTTTTTGTAATTTATTTTATTTTGTCTGATAAAAACAAAAGATGGTATTACCGCAAAGTATTTCTGTATGAACAATAAATTTTGATCTATGTCAAAATTTTTTGGTTATGAACCGAAGCCCAAGACTGCAAAGCTTGCCGATGAGTTTGAAACCAAGGTCCTAATTCGGAGAAACAACAAATCCCTCGTTGGGAGGGTTTTTGTTGACATCATGGAAGATGAATGGAAATTTGCTGTGGGTTTTAACCAGATGGGTATTACCAAACTTCATGGCAGAGAAAATGAATTTGAAGTTCTGTACAGATACCAGCCATCGGAAGAATCAAAGGTGGTTCGCCTTGGAACTGATACCGGTCTTGAGAATGACTATCCTGCTGCGTCATTTCCATCACCTGATGAATTCATCATCTGGGCAATCGGCCAGGAAAAACAGATTCAGCTTTCACCTGCCTGAATGATTCCTCCTTTATTTCTTTCAATTTTTCGATTGTAATTCTGATTATTCATTCTGAAGAAGGCAATATTTAAGGTAAAAAAAGCGCATGGATAAAGATCGGAAAGGATACATTCAGGTATATTGTGGAAACGGAAAGGGGAAAACAACTGCAGCACTAGGTCTCTCGCTCAGGACCCTTCTCTCTGGTGGATCAGTGTATTTTGCCCAGTTTTGTAAAGGATCAGAGACGGCAGAATTGGGGCTGTGTACACTCTTTGATACCTTTGTGATGGAACAGTATGGAACCGGGAAGTTCATTATCAGTGATCCTACTGAAGAAGACCTAAAGCAGGCAAGATTGGGACTTGAACATTGCAAAAGTGTGCTGTCATCCGGTTATTTTGACCTTGTCGTCCTTGATGAGATAATCATGAGTGTCTATTACCGGCTAATCACCATTGAAGAGATTCTCTCTATGCTGAAATCCAGAAAGTCATGGGTTGAAGTGGTACTCACCGGGAGAAAGGCGCCACATGAGTTGATTGAAGCAGCAGATCTGGTCACAGAGATGAAAAAAGTGAAACATTATTTTGATATTGGGGTGAAAGCAAGGAAAGGGATAGAATTCTGATATCTGAAATTTTCTGGGTAATCTGGTTTCTATCCGAGGTTTTGTTATTTCCAGCCAATAAACACTCCAAACATATCATACTGTAAGGGTGAAAGTATCCGAGCAAAACCTGCAGCTTTCAATTTTCTATAGAAACCATGGTTTGTGTCAAGAAGGGGCCATGCCTTCTCTCTTCCGGATACTGTCTCGAGAATCTGATCTTCTGGCATGCCGGTATCTCTCATGTGACGCTCCCATCTGTTTCGGTATATCGATTCAATCCAGTCCTCTTCCGGTCTCATAACATCTCCGCATATAAAAAGTCCACCTGGATTTAGTTTTTGATATATCTCATCAATGAGGTTTTTTCTGAAATTATCAGAGATGTGATGAAGAGTAAGTGTTGATATAATACAATCATAGTTCCCTTCAGGCAGGCCGGTGGTGATGTCACCTTCGATGAATGTGCACCCTGTTAATTCTTCTTTTCTTTTTGCCAGTTCCAGCATCTCTGGAGATTTATCCATGCAGGTGATCTGATATTCAGGATATTGACTGAGCATAAGTGCAGTAAAATACCCGGTCCCTGAACCAAGTTCCATGATAGAGATCTTCCGGTGAGGAATGAATGAAAGGCATGTGGAAAAGAAGAGCTCCGCATTCGGGAGGATGCGAAAGAGGTTCGTGTCGTACTGAGTGATGCGGTTCAAATAATGTTCGTGATCAGACATCATTATATCAAAGGGTTTCATGTATCTTAATTGGTGAGATATTACTCGTAAAATAAACAGCATGAAACTTGTCTTTATTTTTGTTACAGAGTTATCTGAATAATTCAGATAAGGTCTCTCATCACGAGGATTACGATTGGTCTATGTTACTTTCTTTTTGAAGTTTTTATCTCCAACAATTTCTACCTTCATAATGACGTTCTGGTTATCCTCGGTATTTGTAAGAGAGGTTTCCATCAGGTCAGAATGATAATTCGGTTGGTTTGGAGAACGGTCCCTCCCTATTGCCGTGTGCTCCAGATTCTCGTAAAAATTCTCTTTTTTCGAGATTAATTGTCATTTGAATTACTCTCAATTTGTTCCAGACAAAGGGAAATGATTGAATAAATCATTTTTTTATCTTCTGACTTGACCAAAAATGGAATATTTTATTCTTTTTCTGAAAATGAAATGTAATTATGGGCTATTTATCCTGTAACAATTTTACCTCATCAATACCTTACAAGACTGGTGCATAATATTCGCCCATTTCTGTTCCGGAAACAAAGGTATCAGCATACTCTTGTAAGACATCTTTTGGATTAAGGTCTTTACATTCATCCGGGTGCAATGCCTTTGCAAGATATACGAGACCAGCCGGACTCCGGGGACCATAAACAAGGTCTCCATTCAGGACAAACACTTGTTTTTCTTTTACTGCATCAAGTGAGTCAAACCCGGTTCTTGCAATCATCTCTTCCCTGACCTGTTCCAGCGTTTTATCCGGCTTAAGGGAGACTGTTTTTATAATTACCGACGGATTCTCACTCATAACCCATTCAGGAGTGACTTTTGGCCATTGTTCACCAAGACTTGCAGCAAGGTTTTTTCCCCTGGCTATTCCCATAAGAATATCTATTCCGCTGTCTTTGCCCTGAGCAGAATAATCAGAATATCCTTCAATGTATGCTGTCGGGAGATCTTGTTCAGGAATATTTTTCAACCGTGACGTAACTTCATCCTCCCATTTCTTCATGAAGGTAAGATATTGTTCTGCTTTCTCATCAGCACCGATCAATGTTCCCAGAGATGTAATATCCTGTTTAAGAGTATTGAATTTATAACAGTCAAGATAAATCAGATTAATTCCTGCGTTTTTCAACTGTTCAGCGTTCTTTGGTTTGGAACTGGAATACGAAATGACGGCATCTGGTTTTAATGCAAGAATCCGCTCAATACCGGGTGTCTGCCAGTCTCCAACACTTATCGCGTTTGGCATGTGTTTCATGAGTGCAGTATCTTTCATGGTACTATCAGTAAGACCAATTATGCTGTTTCCTGCCCCAAGAATCACCAATGCTTCTGCTGCATCACTGTTCAGGCAGATAATCCTTTTCGCAGCAAATGGAAGGGTGATGGTATCTCCTGACGTATCGGTGAATGAGACATCAGCAGAGCAAAATGGTAGTATTAATCCACAAACAATGACGAATATCGCGAAGTAGGAAATGTACGAGTTTTTCATCATGGTAATCATCAGTTTTTTGTTCGTCTGGCAATACAAAAAGCGTAGGAATTCTCATACCTGGACTTTTCTGAATACATGAACTGCAACTCCGATTATGGACACACACAAGATGGATAAAAATCCGATCTGAGTCAGAGGAATCTCTCCGGTCTGGAAGATCCTGATCCCATCTATCGCAAAACTGAGCGGATTTATTTGGGCTACAGGTATTAGCCATGAGGGCATCTGTTCGTAGGGCATCATTGCCGATGAGGAGAAAAACAGGGGCATCGTAATCATTGCGTTGGCAGCAGCATATTGATCATGATCATCCAGGTAGATCGCAATAGACGCCGCTGCTGAAGCGAGTAATGCCCCGAAAATGATCAGGATAAGGTATGTTCCTGCTAATTGGGATGGAGTATAGAGTTTCGCCCCAACAAGAAAAGCGAAGCAGAGAATTATCGTTGACTGAATAATTCCCCTGATTGAAATTACCAGAATCTTTCCAAACAGAATACTTTCCCGTGGTGGGGGAAGAGCAAGAAATTTATTAAAAAATCCAAGCATGCGGTCAAGAATGAGTAGTCCTCCACCAGCGAGCGATGCTGAGAGAATAGTCATCACAAGAATTCCCGGGGTTACAAAGTCGATGTAATTATCGGTAAAGGATATCGGAAGGGCCAGGCCTACAAAGAGGAGCCACGCTGCAGGCATGACCATGGCGGAAATAAACCCCCATTTCCCTCTGAACCAACGGATCAAATCCCGACGGCAGTATACCAGAATCGGATTCATCCTCTCCTCCCGGTCATATTTCGAAACGTGCTTAGATTAAAAGGACCCTTATCCTCTTCAGTTCCGACAAGATGGAGAAATACATCATCCAGAGAAGGTTTTCGAAGTGACATGGCGGTTACGGTCACGCCATTTACACTCAGGGCATCTTTGATTTGAGGGAGAGCCTCGTCTCCCGAATCAGCATAGAAGATTATGCTTTCATCTTCGAAAAAGGCGAACCTGACACCGGGAAGATCAACTCCTGTGTATGTACCTGAAACAGATACCGAAATTACATCTTTTGAGATAATTTTTTTAAGATTTTCCGGAGTGTCTATCGCCTTGATAGTGCCATGATCAATAATTGCAACCCTATCACAGTACTTATCAGCTTCATCCATGTAGTGTGTCGTTACAAAAATCGTCATCCCGGCATTGCGGAGTTTCTTAATATGCTCCCAGATCTTTTTTCGGGCTGCTACATCAAGCCCAACCGTGGGTTCATCAAGGAATAGAACCTTGGGATTGTGGACAAGAGCCTGGGCAAGTTCCAGTCTTCTTCTCATTCCACCGGAGTATACTTTGGCATATTCATCAGCACGGTCGGATAGTTCCAATATCCGGAGTACTTCTTCGGATCGTTCAGCCGGGTTTTGGACTCCGTACAGTTCTGCAAACATATGAATATTCTCTCTCCCGGTAAGCCTGACGTCAACTGCCATATCCTGCGGGACATAACTGATCGAATCCCTGACTTTCCTTGGTTCGGTCTGGATATTATATCCACAGATTTCTGCAGTTCCTTCTGTCGGTTCGAGGAGAGTTGTCAGCATCAGAACCGTGGTTGTTTTTCCTGAACCATTTGGACCGAGAATGCCAAATATCTCGTTTCCAACGGAGAGATTGATTTGATTTACAGCACAGAGGTTACCGAAGTTTTTTGTAAGCTTTTTCGTGATTATTTTACTATATGGACAGTTTTGAATTTCTTTTTTCATTCAGATCACATTTATCGGTTTGGGAGATGTCCGGTCTTCTGCCTTTTTCCAATCAGGTAAAACGTACCTGCCTGCATCTGTTGTGACAAACTGCATGGGGATTCCATATACTGAAATGATATTTTCCTCAGTCATTACCTCTTCAACAGTTCCCATACTCACAATCTCTCCTTTATCCAGCAGGATTACCCGATCTGCGTAATGATAAGCAAAATTAAGATCATGCACTGCTACCAAAACAGATCGACTTTGAGAATCTGCGATTCTTTTAATCATCTGGAATACATCAATCTGGTGCTTGATATCAAGGGCACTGGTTGGTTCATCAAACAGGAAATAATCCGGTTCCTGGGCAATTGCACGGGCAATGAAAACCCGTTGTCGTTCTCCTCCAGATAATTCGGTGAGCATTTTTTCAGCCATGGATGTGATATGGAGCATTTCCATTGCAGTATCGACTTTTGCCAGGTCATGCTGGGTCAGTGACCATTGTACATGGGGGCGGCGACCAAGAATGACAGCTTCAAGGACTGTTGAAGAGGTGAGATACTGAAAATCCTGGGGGACATACCCAATCTTTTTCGCTATCTCATTCCGGGAAATAGAATCCAGGTTCTGACCTTCCAATGAAAGGTTCCCATATTTAGGCTCCATAATTCCTGCAATTGTCTTGATTAACGTGCTTTTACCTGATCCGTTCGGTCCGATGATACACAGAACTTCTCCAAGAGGAAGAGAGAAACTGATATCAGAGAGGACACGAATGGATCCATAATGCACAGATAATTTTTCAACGACAAGTGTCATAATCCGCCTCTCATGTGATCATCCGGTGTTTTCCCCGTAATATGAGGAACATGAAAAAGATACCCCCGATTACATACATGATAACCCCGACCGGGATCTCAACCGGGTCCATAATCGTTCGTGCAGCGGTATCCGAGATCAACAGAATGAGTGCTCCCAGGAGGGCGGAACAGGGGATCAGGAACCGGTTATCATTTCCAATCAGCATTCTGCCGATATGGGGGCCCATCAGACCAATAAATCCGATAATCCCGGTAAATGCAAGGCAAGCTGATGCTGCCAGGGTTGAGACGAACAGTCCGGTCAGACGAAGTCTGTTCACATTGACCCCCAGGTTTTTTGCAACATCATCTCCGGCTGAGAGGGTATTGAGATCCCAGGCTTTGGATTCCAGATAAAGGAAACAGAGGAGTGAAATTGGAGCGACGATAATAATTGCTCCCCAGTTCGCACCCCACATCCCTCCCATCAACCAGAGGGTAATCTCCCTGAGTTTTTCATCATTTGTCAAATACTTCAGAATCATGACACCGGCAGTGAAGATATACCCGATAACAACCCCGGCAAGGATAAGGGTAGCACTTGATGAACCTTTCATCTGTGAGATTGCATAAATAAAAAGAATTGAAAACCATCCCAGAAGGAATGCTGAAAAGATGATGACGCCGTTTTGAAATTCTTTCGGGATGAAAGGCATAAGGGAGGCTCCAAAGACGATAGCCAGGGCAGCACCGAATGATGCTGCGGATGAGAGTCCAAGGGTAAAAGGACTTACAAGCGGATTTCGAAGGAGTGCCTGCATGACACATCCGGCTATCGCAAGACTTATACCGGTAAATATTGCAAGAAGTACCCGTGGCATTCTGAAATCAATCACCACCGTCTTTTCAGAAGGGAAATCTTTCAGAAGATCCGGGTTCATTACTGCCTGATGAACTATGGTAAGGATCCGATCAAAGGAGAGATGGTAGGATCCTGCATTCAGGGCATAAATACTTGCACAAAAGAGGAGAATGGTAAGCCCTGTGATAACTATGAATTTCTGTTTTCTCCCGGATAGGTATAGGGAGATGGATGCATTTTCTGGTGATTTCATCAAAAATTTCTCTGATGGTACATGAAGTAATTCATATTCAAGCCAAGGATGTTTTCATTCCTGATACTACTGCACTGGATAGATCTGAAGCAGTCAGATCTGAGATCTGGAAGTATCGTCCCTGTGTCCGCTGTGCAATGAAAGGACAGAATCCAAGTTGAATACTTAACCGTCCTTTCTGTTTTGATTCGGTATCGATAATGACGGTTTCAATTCCGGCTTTTACCAGGTCATCGGTAATTAATCCAATCTCATCTTTCAGTTTTCCTCCATTTCCGACATTCGCCCGTCCATCGGTAATAAGAACGAGTAGGGGAAGTAATGATGGATACTTTTGTTTCTCCCGCATGAGTATTGTAAGGGATTTTTGCAATCCGGCTGCAAGCGGGGTTTTTCCACCGGTTGGCAGTTCAGATAAGCGCTGGTATGCAAGATCTATGCTGGATGTAAGGGGCAGAACCACATCTGCTCCTTCACCCCGGAATGCAACAAGGCCGACACGATCCCGGTTCTGGTAGGAATCTTCAAGCAGGGAGAAAATAGCCCCTTTTGCTGCCTCCATCCGCTGTTCAACCCCCATCGAACCACTTGCATCCACGACAAAGAGGGTGGCAGTGGCCGTTTTTCCTATCCGTTTCTTCTGAAGGACTTCATCTGAACGGATAACTATGGCCAATGAGTCTGACAGACGCATCTTCTGATACGGGGAAACGGCCCGGATTGTGGCATCAAGGGCGATGTCACGTCCGGTTGGTCTTTTTTCCGCACCGATATACTGACCACGCCGGTCTCCTCCGTTCGTATCAAACCGTCGCCCCGGGGCGTATCGTTTTTCAACCGTTCTTCGGTCCGGTGATTTTATCTTATCCGGATCTATGGGCGATCCAATCCGGAACACCTGCTGTTCCTTTGGAGCGTTCCCTTGTGAAGCTGATGGATCTGTTCTGTTTTCTGGTTCAGATTGCTGGTTTTGTCCCTTGGATTCCTGTTGATCAGATGGGGGTTGATCCGGAGGGTTGTCCTGCTGATTCTCCTGATTTTGGGAAGGTTCGTTCATCAGGTCATCAAGCTTTTCCGGATCAACTTTTGGCTCCTCAAACGGTCTTCTTCTCATCCGGTGGGGAAGGGCAAGTTCAATAGCCTCCCGAAGGTCGTCCTGGTTTACGGTCTTCCGACCATCAAATGCTGCTATGGTCTTCGCTGTCCTGACAATGGTGATCTCGGCCCGGTGTGTTCGTACCCCAAGGCCAATGCACACATCCACTGCTTTTCGCACCAGATCATCTGAAATCGTTACACTGGGGAGGATTTTTATCGCTTTCCGAATCTTTTTTGCGATATCTTTCTGCTTTCTTTTGAATTTCTGACGGAAGGTATCCGGATCTTTTAAAAACTCTTCAGATGTCTTGACGATCGCCATTCGTTCATCCGGATTATCAAGTGCCTCAACCGATACCTGGAGTCCGAACCGGTCTAGTAACTGGGGTCTCAGTTCTCCCTCCTCAGGGTTCATTGTGCCGATGAGAATAAACCGTGAGGGGTGTGAAAATGATATTCCTTCACGTTCAACCGTGTTCACCCCCATGGCGGCTGCATCAAGAAGCACATCAACGACATGATCATCAAGAAGGTTTACTTCATCAATATACAGAATTCCGCGATTTGCATCAGCGAGTATTCCAGGTTCAAGTGCTTTAATTCCTTCCTTTAATGCCCGCTCAATGTCTATCGTGCCGACAACCCGATCCTCGGTTGCCCCGACCGGTAAATTCACCACCCGTATCTGCTGGTCTTTTGGATTTGGCAGAGATTTTTGTTTCTTTTTTTCTGCACAGAGTTCACAAAATTCAGATTCTTTTTTCGGATCACAGGAGAACGGGCACCCGGGAACTACCGTTATCATGGGAAGTATTTCGGCAAGAGACCGGACCGCGGTTGATTTTGCAGTCCCCTTCTCACCCCGGATAAGGACACCTCCGATGGTCGGGTTGATAGCATTCAGGACCAGGGCTTTTTTCATCTGGTCCTGGCCGATAATAGCAGTAAATGGAATAAGCGGTTTTTTATGATGATGAGACATTATTTCCCCCCTTTCATATGACCAATCTTTTCTTTCCAGGCCGAAATATCATTCATCGTGTAGATATCGATAGATCCACCCTGTACCTGACCGTAACTTCCATCCATCCGGTCTTCCATCCATCCTTCAATCATCAGATATGCCTCTTTTACTCCCTCAATTACATCCGGATCTGCTTCCCAGACTCCCCGTTCATGAGCTTCAAGGAGTCTGCGTCCAATCTCTTCGAGAGCATAGGGATTGTTCTCTTCAAAAAAGTCCCGGTTCTCCTGATTTAAGATGAAGGCCCGGGCAATGTCATCAAAGATCCAGTCATCCACCTGTCCGGTTGTGGCATCCCAGCCATAAACCCTGCCAATTCTTCGGGAGAGTTCACTTGCGCCGGAGTACCCGTGTTCTTTCAGACCGTCGATATATTTTGGATTGAGAAGTTTTGTCCTCACAACCCTGGTTAATTCTTCTGCAAGAGTCCGGACTTCTACCTGGCTGGGGTCGCGGGTATCCCCATAATAGGTGGCTATTTTTTGACCTTTCACAGTCTCTGCAGCGATGGTCATGCCCCCGTGCGTCCCGAAATAGCAGCAGCAGCCAAGGAGATCATACTCATCGGTTGCTGTTTTATTGAACGTGACATCAACGGTTTTCAGCTGGGCGATGAGATCATCATGTGCGGGTCTTCCATAGACGCCCTTTCCATACCCGTACCCGTTCCAGGCGATGTAAATATCTGCAAGTTCTGTCTCTTCTTTCCATGCAGAGGCATAGAGAGCCAGGTTTACTCCCATTCCATACGTCCCGGCCCGGCTGCCAAAGATCCGGGGCATTAGTCCGGATTTATCTGCCTGATGTTTCCTGACATAATTCATCTCGTCCGGTTCATGAAGTGCCGCGACCTGAGCAACTGCATCATCCAGCAGATCAATACAGTTGTAGAAACAGTCACGGAGAATGCCTGATGCCCGGACATTGATATCGATTCTCGGCCTTCCCAGTGTTGACAGGGGGAGTATTTTCAGACTGGTCACCCGTCCCTGCCGGTATACCGGTTCAACACCGAGCAGATGGAGAAGTTTTCCGAATGTTTCCCCATCTGACCACATGATGTCTGATGCCATCCAGTAGACGGCCACGGTCTCCGGGTACCTGCCTTCTTCAGTCCGGTACTTTTCCAGCAGAACCTCTGCCAGTTTTCTCCCAACCCTGAATGCTGCCTCAGTTGGAACCGAGTATGGGTCAAGACTGTAAAAATTCCTCCCGGTTGGAAGAATATCGGTTCTGCCCCTGCTGACAAGACCTGACGGACCTGGCTCTATATATGCTGCGGAGAGTGCCCTGAGTAATGCCTCATGCTCATCAGAAGAACCGATGAGATCTGAGAGCTCGATAACTTTTTCCGAAACCTGGCTCAGTAATGGAGAATCAGGTCGGATCAGTCGTTCTCCTAAGGCTATTTCAGCAGCATTCCGAGGATTCTCCCCCTCCAGAAGAGCAGAGACAAATTTTTTTGCCTGGTCATCCAGCATCCGGTGAAGTGCAAATTCACCGGCTTTTGGTATCATATCAAGGCCTGCAAGATCCAGCATAAGTGTACGCAGTTCCTGGTTGAACCTGAGCAGGCCGGTGATGTATGCTGCCCGTTTCTCTCCGATGGGAATTGAACCAAAGATGTGCATCCCATCTGGAATCTGGCTGTTATATATCTGTGTCAATGATGTATGAGCGGCTTTTATGACCTCATCCATTCCTCCTCCTGATTCTTTGATCTGTTCCAGTTTGATCTCCTGCCCGAGATTGGATCTCCTGATAAGGTCTAGGATAACATGTTCCAGAGCATGGGCTCGTGCAGGATCTGCATCCCTGGCACGGGTATATTCATCTATTCGGTCTGCTAATTCTGATAATTCTCCATAAAGGCCGCTTTCAGTCATAATGGACTGCATATGACCAATGAGGGTTGCTGCAGT from Methanospirillum hungatei JF-1 includes the following:
- a CDS encoding cob(I)yrinic acid a,c-diamide adenosyltransferase, which gives rise to MDKDRKGYIQVYCGNGKGKTTAALGLSLRTLLSGGSVYFAQFCKGSETAELGLCTLFDTFVMEQYGTGKFIISDPTEEDLKQARLGLEHCKSVLSSGYFDLVVLDEIIMSVYYRLITIEEILSMLKSRKSWVEVVLTGRKAPHELIEAADLVTEMKKVKHYFDIGVKARKGIEF
- a CDS encoding class I SAM-dependent methyltransferase, which codes for MKPFDIMMSDHEHYLNRITQYDTNLFRILPNAELFFSTCLSFIPHRKISIMELGSGTGYFTALMLSQYPEYQITCMDKSPEMLELAKRKEELTGCTFIEGDITTGLPEGNYDCIISTLTLHHISDNFRKNLIDEIYQKLNPGGLFICGDVMRPEEDWIESIYRNRWERHMRDTGMPEDQILETVSGREKAWPLLDTNHGFYRKLKAAGFARILSPLQYDMFGVFIGWK
- a CDS encoding ABC transporter substrate-binding protein gives rise to the protein MMKNSYISYFAIFVIVCGLILPFCSADVSFTDTSGDTITLPFAAKRIICLNSDAAEALVILGAGNSIIGLTDSTMKDTALMKHMPNAISVGDWQTPGIERILALKPDAVISYSSSKPKNAEQLKNAGINLIYLDCYKFNTLKQDITSLGTLIGADEKAEQYLTFMKKWEDEVTSRLKNIPEQDLPTAYIEGYSDYSAQGKDSGIDILMGIARGKNLAASLGEQWPKVTPEWVMSENPSVIIKTVSLKPDKTLEQVREEMIARTGFDSLDAVKEKQVFVLNGDLVYGPRSPAGLVYLAKALHPDECKDLNPKDVLQEYADTFVSGTEMGEYYAPVL
- a CDS encoding ABC transporter permease is translated as MNPILVYCRRDLIRWFRGKWGFISAMVMPAAWLLFVGLALPISFTDNYIDFVTPGILVMTILSASLAGGGLLILDRMLGFFNKFLALPPPRESILFGKILVISIRGIIQSTIILCFAFLVGAKLYTPSQLAGTYLILIIFGALLASAAASIAIYLDDHDQYAAANAMITMPLFFSSSAMMPYEQMPSWLIPVAQINPLSFAIDGIRIFQTGEIPLTQIGFLSILCVSIIGVAVHVFRKVQV
- a CDS encoding daunorubicin resistance protein DrrA family ABC transporter ATP-binding protein, which produces MKKEIQNCPYSKIITKKLTKNFGNLCAVNQINLSVGNEIFGILGPNGSGKTTTVLMLTTLLEPTEGTAEICGYNIQTEPRKVRDSISYVPQDMAVDVRLTGRENIHMFAELYGVQNPAERSEEVLRILELSDRADEYAKVYSGGMRRRLELAQALVHNPKVLFLDEPTVGLDVAARKKIWEHIKKLRNAGMTIFVTTHYMDEADKYCDRVAIIDHGTIKAIDTPENLKKIISKDVISVSVSGTYTGVDLPGVRFAFFEDESIIFYADSGDEALPQIKDALSVNGVTVTAMSLRKPSLDDVFLHLVGTEEDKGPFNLSTFRNMTGRRG
- a CDS encoding ABC transporter ATP-binding protein; this translates as MTLVVEKLSVHYGSIRVLSDISFSLPLGEVLCIIGPNGSGKSTLIKTIAGIMEPKYGNLSLEGQNLDSISRNEIAKKIGYVPQDFQYLTSSTVLEAVILGRRPHVQWSLTQHDLAKVDTAMEMLHITSMAEKMLTELSGGERQRVFIARAIAQEPDYFLFDEPTSALDIKHQIDVFQMIKRIADSQSRSVLVAVHDLNFAYHYADRVILLDKGEIVSMGTVEEVMTEENIISVYGIPMQFVTTDAGRYVLPDWKKAEDRTSPKPINVI
- a CDS encoding FecCD family ABC transporter permease, producing the protein MKSPENASISLYLSGRKQKFIVITGLTILLFCASIYALNAGSYHLSFDRILTIVHQAVMNPDLLKDFPSEKTVVIDFRMPRVLLAIFTGISLAIAGCVMQALLRNPLVSPFTLGLSSAASFGAALAIVFGASLMPFIPKEFQNGVIIFSAFLLGWFSILFIYAISQMKGSSSATLILAGVVIGYIFTAGVMILKYLTNDEKLREITLWLMGGMWGANWGAIIIVAPISLLCFLYLESKAWDLNTLSAGDDVAKNLGVNVNRLRLTGLFVSTLAASACLAFTGIIGFIGLMGPHIGRMLIGNDNRFLIPCSALLGALILLISDTAARTIMDPVEIPVGVIMYVIGGIFFMFLILRGKHRMIT
- a CDS encoding putative cobaltochelatase, whose amino-acid sequence is MSHHHKKPLIPFTAIIGQDQMKKALVLNAINPTIGGVLIRGEKGTAKSTAVRSLAEILPMITVVPGCPFSCDPKKESEFCELCAEKKKQKSLPNPKDQQIRVVNLPVGATEDRVVGTIDIERALKEGIKALEPGILADANRGILYIDEVNLLDDHVVDVLLDAAAMGVNTVEREGISFSHPSRFILIGTMNPEEGELRPQLLDRFGLQVSVEALDNPDERMAIVKTSEEFLKDPDTFRQKFKRKQKDIAKKIRKAIKILPSVTISDDLVRKAVDVCIGLGVRTHRAEITIVRTAKTIAAFDGRKTVNQDDLREAIELALPHRMRRRPFEEPKVDPEKLDDLMNEPSQNQENQQDNPPDQPPSDQQESKGQNQQSEPENRTDPSASQGNAPKEQQVFRIGSPIDPDKIKSPDRRTVEKRYAPGRRFDTNGGDRRGQYIGAEKRPTGRDIALDATIRAVSPYQKMRLSDSLAIVIRSDEVLQKKRIGKTATATLFVVDASGSMGVEQRMEAAKGAIFSLLEDSYQNRDRVGLVAFRGEGADVVLPLTSSIDLAYQRLSELPTGGKTPLAAGLQKSLTILMREKQKYPSLLPLLVLITDGRANVGNGGKLKDEIGLITDDLVKAGIETVIIDTESKQKGRLSIQLGFCPFIAQRTQGRYFQISDLTASDLSSAVVSGMKTSLA